CAGGTATTATTTCCATCACAGGTATCGCGAGCCGACGAGTCTTTCTTGCAGTAGGAGGATGGTTTGTCCTCTTCGGCTGTTCAGGAAAATTAGCAACTTTAATCTCTTCGATTCCAACAGCTGTCATCGGCGGCGTGTTCGCTATCGTCTGCGGTATCATCTCAATTAACGGTATCCAGGTCATGAAAAACGAAACGATTGGCGAAAAAGAAATGTACATTATCGCAATACCGATGATTTTAACACTAGCGCTAGTGCTCATTCCTAAAGACTTCCTCTATACTCTGCCTACTTTCGTGCAATATCTATTGGGTTCACCTATTCTAGCTGCTTCGCTTGCAGCGATCTTGTTGAATAAGCTGTTGCCAAGCAGGAAGTAGGTTGTAGAGCTAGGGTATTGTTGCACTGATTCTAAATCTCTCCACACTGGATGAGTACTGGCGGTAGGTAGGTCTATTTTGTAGTAATCTGCTTTTTGAGTTGATCCAGTGTGACCTATTTGATTGATGTACATCCGAAGTAATTGCTACCATGTTCAAAGAAGTAGAGTGAATTCATTCACAATATTATCTTGTATTGTTGAACTAATGAAATGGCAGAGGAGTTATTCAAATGAAAAGAATCGTAACACTGAGTACCCGCAAACTGATGGATACCGCAAAACACGGCGGATGTGGCGCATGCCAAACATCTTGCCAGTCCGCTTGTAAGACTTCCTGCGGCGTTGCCAACCAGCGCTGTGAAAACCCAATGAACAAATAGGATTCGAAAATGTTCACCGCCCACTGCTCTGTAGATGGGCGTCTATTTTTTAACCGGTCTTTTTGTCGGTAAAAGGAGCTTGATTAGCAAGTATGATTCATCAATATCAACTTAACGGATACAACATCGTGCTTGATACCTACAGTGGGTCGGTACACGTTGTTGATGATCTGGCATACAAAATCATTGAGCTTTATGAGCATACATCTCCGGAGGAAATCCTGACACTCATGCTGGAGCAGCATGAACACGATTCAGGTATTACCGAGAGAGACATTCGAGAAACCATCGCGGCCATTGAGGAGCTTAAAGATACTGGACAGCTCTTTACCGAAGATCCATATGAGAATCTCTCTATGGATTTAAGGAATCGAAAAACTTATGTTAAAGCACTATGCCTCAATGTCGCGCATACCTGCAATCTATCATGCGACTATTGTTTCGCCAGTCAAGGAAAATACAACGGCGATCGGGCCATCATGAGTTATGAGGTTGGAGAGCGTGCTATCGATTACCTGCTAGAAAATTCAGGACATCACCGAAACCTAGACATTGACTTCTTCGGCGGCGAACCGCTTATGGCCTGGAAAGTCGTCAAGCAGATTGTAGCTTATGCACGAAGCAAAGAAAAAGAATATAAGAAAAAATTCCGCTTCACCTTCACGACGAACGGTATGCTGCTGAACGACGAGGTTACTGAATTTTTAAATAAGGAAATATACAACGTCGTACTCAGTCTGGATGGTAGAAAAGAGATTCATGACCGGCTCCGCACAACCGTTAACGGAAAAGGCAGCTATGACCATATTGTACCGAAGTTCCAGGAATTCGTCCGAAAACGTGGAGACCAAGAATACTATGTACGAGGAACCTACACTCGTAACAATGTCGATTTCACCAATGATATATTCCATATCGCAGACCTTGGTTTTGATAAACTTTCGATGGAACCAGTCATCTGTGATCCGCGAGAGCCTTATGCACTAACCGAGAAGGATCTTCCGGAAATTTACAACCAGTACGAAATTCTCGCCAAGGAAATGATCTACCGTGGTGAACAAGGCGAAGGCTTTACCTTCTATCATTACATGCTTGACCTATCTGAAGGCCCTTGCATCCAGAAAAGAATCACCGGCTGCGGGTCAGGAACGGAATATCTTGCTGTCACGCCATGGGGAGAGCTTTTCCCTTGCCACCAGTTCGTCGGAGATGAAGCGTACAGCATGGGGAACATCTGGGACGGTATCACACGATCTGAGTTGCAATGCCAATTTAAAGAGAGCAACTGCTACTCGAAGCCGGAATGCAAGGATTGCTGGGCCAAACTCTACTGCAGCGGCGGCTGTCCTGCCAATGCCCTGCACGCGACGGGTTCCATCAACGGCATCTATGACTTTAGTTGTGATGTTTTCCGCAAGAGGGTTGAATGTTCCATGATGGTGAAGGTTGCCGAGTCGATCAGAGTTATGGAGAACGAGTAAGATAAACAAAAAAGAGGGGTGAGAACCCCTCTTCATTTATAATAACTGGCAGTTCTTGCTGTTCTTTTAATAACACTGATTTCATGAAGAACACCGCTCCAATTAAACCGAAACGAAGGAGCAGCTTGTATATAAATAATGTACGGTTAGTGAATCAACAAGTCTACCTTAGACAAAACCTCATCCAATGTCTCCTTTGGAACTCTGCCAATAAACTTGACTTGGCGAGATTGCCAATCGAGGCTCTTGATTTGATCAGAAAGAATAACCCCATCTAGCGGTAGATCCTGTGGAATAAACACCTCGAACGGGTAGCCTTTAGCCTTGGAAGTAACCGGACAGATGGCGCTGCTGCCAGTACACTCAGATATGCAGAAAAAGGCGCTGCCATCAAGCAGAGCCCCTGTTTGTCTATAAGTGTGCTTCCTCTTCCTAATCTATCCGTCTTGGAAGACTTCGCGTGCCTATAAATTCAGAATCCGATCATCTTCGAAAACTCAAACGCACGCTCCGATAGATTCAATCCAAAGACGGTGTGATTCAAATTGAGCGATGTACGACCTTGTAACTAAAATGTAAATCCAAGATTTTTAATCACCAATCTCTACATAAAATCTCCAATTTATAAAAGTAGTATTATAGTATAATAGTAAAATTAGTAAATAAGTATTTAGGAGGATTTTATGCAAATTGAATTTAATGTATCTGGAGTCACCTTTGAGGATCGTCCAAATATTATTAGAAGATATGCTACTGATGGAGATACAATTTATTTAGTTCGAGAGCCAAACAATGAGTATGATTCAAATGCTATTAAGGTATTCCTACCTAATAGGAAATCTATTGGGTATGTCCCAAAGGAATTCACACCATTACTAGCGAAGTATCTCGATAGTGGTGGAAGTATTTTTGCAAAAGTAAAATCTGTTAATAATAGAGGGGAAGATTTACAAAGTATAACAATTTCGATTAGCACGCAGAATAAAGCTGGCTATGTTATGGGAGATATTAAAGGTTTTATTTATGATGAGGATTCACCTGAGGAATCTACACATGACATTGAATGTTTTGGAATTATTCAATATAAAGATGGTTTAGGAACAGATCTTAATAAGCCTATAGTACATTTAGTAGCTTGTTATGAACTTACCAATTTTCATGTTGATGATATCAAGGAAAGAAATCCGTTATCTGAAAGGGAAATATATTTAGTTAAGGCATTTGAGCAAGTAACTCCTAATAATGCTTTGAGTGATATAGGTTACGTAATGAGAGAATATAGTAAATATGTATCTCGCGATAGCGATGATCGTTATCAATTTAAGTCATTAAGGGAAGATGTTGTTATTCAAGAACAATATCATACGGTCTATATTACAAGTGAAGACTCACTTAATGATTTAAGTAAAAAACGACAGGCACTTGAAACTAACTATTTTGATACCTTAAGAAAAGAATTAAATAACATTGAAACACAGAAAATAAAATATACGATTATTCCCTTTGAAGAAAATAGCTATATTTTTGAACGCATTAATGAAAAATACATAGGTGAAAAAAGATACTCAATTTTGACAATTAATTATCATCTCCAAATTAAATCAAATTTAGAGATGAGTATAAAAGAGCAAGCTGACTTTTTCAATAAATTAGAACGAATAAAAATGGGTTCAAGTCGTCTTTTAAATGAGCAATTAGTTCTTATATAGAAGATATATTAAATTATCCTTTTAAAGGAGTTATTTGTGTGGGAGTATCGGGATAATATATCCTAGTACTCCCATTTTTGTCCCATCTCCTTAAAAGCTTTATTCTACACTTTTTAATGATTCAATCATATTGATTTGGGACACTTTTCTCCGAAGTAGCAAATTAGAGAGAATGGTGAGTAAGAATGCAAGCATAACAGATACCAGCATTATAAAAATATTTAATTTATCTGGGATTTGTTGATGGGTACTAGACAGTGCCTTTACAATAATTGTATAACAATAGCCACTTATCGGTAAAGCTACAATTACCGCAAAGGTGGTTAGTATGATGTTTTCAAAAAAGATAAGTCGGTTTATTTTATTTTTTTGATAGCCTAATACCTTAAGTGTTGCAAGCTCACGATTCCTTTCATAAATGTTTATGGAAGATATCGTATATATTGCGCCAAAGGAGAGTATGACGGCACAAATGATAAACATGATAAATATAAAACTATTTTGTTTCAAAATATATTGAGCTGATTGCTTTAGATCATTCTTATCTGCAATTGTATCTACATGAGGATCTTGTTCAAAGAAGTTACGGACGCTTATAAGATCGGTAGAGCTATTGGCTTCAACTAACAGTGAGGTTGGACTATAGTCTATGCCAAAGCTCTTTAAATAGTCTGGTGTGCTATAAAACGACGGATTCGAATACTGTGTAGATATTTGTAAAACCTTCATATCTACCGATTTATTTTTAAGCTCTGGTGCTGTGAACTTTATTTGGATGGTATCCCCTTCTACAATATGATATTTGTCGGCGTAGGATTGGGGTACCAGCACACCCTTATCTTCTAAATACATCTTGTTGTCATCTTTGTCAAAGAAATGAATGAGATTGTTTTCTTTTTCCGTAACAACCAAAGTGGCATTTTCTTTTTCACCACCTTTGATGAATTCAACAGGAAAGGTGGATGTAAAATAACTATTTTTAATGCCGGGGGGTAGTTGTAGCGTATCGGAAGATGTGCCCAGCTTATAATCTACTCTTACATCATACGTATAAACATCTTCAGTTTGGTTCGCTATTTTGATCAAGGACGATTGAGTGCCCAAAGCAGTTATCAATAACACCGTGCTTACAACAACGCCAATTGAGCTCGCAAAAGCTTTTTGTTTATTTAAAAATATATTTCTTAAAATGAGTTTGTAACTGTAGGAAATATGACTCCAGATACCCGGAACTCTTTCAATTAATAGCTTTTTCATTTTCTTAGGCGGTTTAGGACGCATCGCCTGAGCCGCACGTTCTTTTAATATCGTTCTGCCACTCAAGTAGCAGGACAGAATTCCAAAAGCGCTAGAGAAAATGATCGAAGGAATGATCGAATACCAAGAAAGTGAGAATGTAATGTCAGGCAAAGTGTAGGACTT
Above is a window of Paenibacillus uliginis N3/975 DNA encoding:
- a CDS encoding HIRAN domain-containing protein; amino-acid sequence: MQIEFNVSGVTFEDRPNIIRRYATDGDTIYLVREPNNEYDSNAIKVFLPNRKSIGYVPKEFTPLLAKYLDSGGSIFAKVKSVNNRGEDLQSITISISTQNKAGYVMGDIKGFIYDEDSPEESTHDIECFGIIQYKDGLGTDLNKPIVHLVACYELTNFHVDDIKERNPLSEREIYLVKAFEQVTPNNALSDIGYVMREYSKYVSRDSDDRYQFKSLREDVVIQEQYHTVYITSEDSLNDLSKKRQALETNYFDTLRKELNNIETQKIKYTIIPFEENSYIFERINEKYIGEKRYSILTINYHLQIKSNLEMSIKEQADFFNKLERIKMGSSRLLNEQLVLI
- a CDS encoding ABC transporter permease, which gives rise to MKLFSKLLRNVKQSIVQFIALALVVAVGAFFYAGLNSYSNKHRTYSEAYFKEHNLSDLHVYYSQISNDDVAGLSVIEGINKIEGRYTFDATQVFKDYKASLKLHSIPVDNEINTPTMIEGSIPSKKDEILLDSHYAQEHHYQVGDQIRITTNGRDVTFTISGLGENVEYIKKNPTQDHKTHGIAYIAEETIPEIRDGFYYNEIMIDAQEGYDIDQLGKSIEGQSKHLPYLDQTSKERTYGYSQIKQTIYNNSMMSKVIPLVLFLISAIILFLTMSRTIDSERNQVGIMKALGVKNRNIMLHYMGYPVLVGIAGSIIGCIMAALVFIPLVTASSAKSYTLPDITFSLSWYSIIPSIIFSSAFGILSCYLSGRTILKERAAQAMRPKPPKKMKKLLIERVPGIWSHISYSYKLILRNIFLNKQKAFASSIGVVVSTVLLITALGTQSSLIKIANQTEDVYTYDVRVDYKLGTSSDTLQLPPGIKNSYFTSTFPVEFIKGGEKENATLVVTEKENNLIHFFDKDDNKMYLEDKGVLVPQSYADKYHIVEGDTIQIKFTAPELKNKSVDMKVLQISTQYSNPSFYSTPDYLKSFGIDYSPTSLLVEANSSTDLISVRNFFEQDPHVDTIADKNDLKQSAQYILKQNSFIFIMFIICAVILSFGAIYTISSINIYERNRELATLKVLGYQKNKINRLIFFENIILTTFAVIVALPISGYCYTIIVKALSSTHQQIPDKLNIFIMLVSVMLAFLLTILSNLLLRRKVSQINMIESLKSVE
- the scfB gene encoding thioether cross-link-forming SCIFF peptide maturase, with product MIHQYQLNGYNIVLDTYSGSVHVVDDLAYKIIELYEHTSPEEILTLMLEQHEHDSGITERDIRETIAAIEELKDTGQLFTEDPYENLSMDLRNRKTYVKALCLNVAHTCNLSCDYCFASQGKYNGDRAIMSYEVGERAIDYLLENSGHHRNLDIDFFGGEPLMAWKVVKQIVAYARSKEKEYKKKFRFTFTTNGMLLNDEVTEFLNKEIYNVVLSLDGRKEIHDRLRTTVNGKGSYDHIVPKFQEFVRKRGDQEYYVRGTYTRNNVDFTNDIFHIADLGFDKLSMEPVICDPREPYALTEKDLPEIYNQYEILAKEMIYRGEQGEGFTFYHYMLDLSEGPCIQKRITGCGSGTEYLAVTPWGELFPCHQFVGDEAYSMGNIWDGITRSELQCQFKESNCYSKPECKDCWAKLYCSGGCPANALHATGSINGIYDFSCDVFRKRVECSMMVKVAESIRVMENE
- a CDS encoding type II toxin-antitoxin system PemK/MazF family toxin is translated as MRKRKHTYRQTGALLDGSAFFCISECTGSSAICPVTSKAKGYPFEVFIPQDLPLDGVILSDQIKSLDWQSRQVKFIGRVPKETLDEVLSKVDLLIH
- the scfA gene encoding six-cysteine ranthipeptide SCIFF, whose protein sequence is MKRIVTLSTRKLMDTAKHGGCGACQTSCQSACKTSCGVANQRCENPMNK